GCCCTGACCTCCTGGGGGGAATCGTCCTGCTGGATCCGCAGCCTCACGTGGCCCGCGGCATTCCGGCTCTCACGATATAACCACCACAAATAAACAGGGAAGAGCAGCAGGCCCAACAGAACGCCCTTGGAGCAGTTACCTGTAAGGATGGCGAACAGGCTGTTGGAGAAGACCCCGAGGAGGACGAGAAAACCTATGATGAGGGATACTATCATGATGTTGCTCGTCCTGAAGAGCGAGCGTATCACCTCGATACCGAACTCCACCGTCATACGGGGCGGTCTGTTCGCCATAACGCAATCTCCTTATCCCGCCACGGCGGGATGTCGCCTCAGGCGGGCCCTACCTTCTTTATCCTGAAATCGCCGCCTACTTCGAGCACCTTGACCTTGTGTCTCTCTCCATCGCGCCAATTGATGTAGCCCCCTGAGACCCTGCAGGAGAAGCATTCTGCATCATCGGGCTTGAGCGTGAATATGTCGCCTCTCTTCCCCATCATCGTCACCATGAGCTTGTCGCCTCTCCGTGGCGGCCTCTTATTCGCAGACCTACGATCTTCTTTAGAAGACTTTTTGTCAGAAGACTCGACACGGACGGACGAGCCGCCGGAACCGCCATGGCCGCCTCTCATGTAACAGCCGTTTTTATCTATGCCTACACCTTTGTAGTTGTTATACCGGAGGTAGCCGATCTCCGCGTGTTCGTGCTTGTCAAGACGAAGAAGCCCCATCAGCTCGTCGGGTATCGTGACCGCCTCGGCTTCCTTCTTAAGCTCGTCTGCCTTTACTGATTCCCCGCCGTCCTTCTTGTAGCGCTCCCCGCCGCGGTGGACGCGGGACTCGTCCCACTTTATGGTTATGGAGCACGAGCCGAAGCCCAAGGGCCTTGCCATCCCAACCTTGTGGCCGAGCCCCTCTTCCAGCACCATGACGCGGACGAGCGTCTTTAGTTCCTCATCAGTGAGCCCATTGAGCAGGACGTCGAAGTCGAACCTGGCGCCACTCGGGGCGTACTCCTCTATGCCGCAGGCCCTCTTCGACCACCTGTCCCCTACGTCTTCAGGCTCCTCGAACCCTTCGTGGTGGTAATAGAACTTGCGGCCGGCGATGGAACCATTACACAGCCCGTTGCCGCTGTATATGGCGTAGTGGTATGGCTTGGGGGCGGAGAGTTCCGCGAGTCTTATGTAAGCTTTGTAAGCTTCCTGGAGGGAGCATCCTTGGTCGAGCACGGCGTCGGTGAAGACCACCCTGCCGCGCAGGTGCAGGGTCTCCCCCTCGATGGCTCCGAAGAGGCGACAGGCCGGGCACAGGCTTTCGGGGCCGCGGCATCGCATGTGCTCTTCCCCCAGAGGCTTGAAAGAAAATTCTCTGGTACGCTTACCGAGCTTGACTCCGCCCTCGGTCGCCGCCAGGGGGAGGCACGAGTTCGTCACGGCCTCGAAGACGCTTCGCACCATGCCGCGGATGGAGGCGCCCTGGATGATGGGCTTGTCCGCTCCGTTCCTGAGAAACCGGAAGACCTTCTGGCCGCCCGCTCCGTTCGGGGCCGGAGTGCGCTGGTCGGCGGTGAAGAGAGGGCTCTTCGCCTCCAGCGTGCATACGAGCCTTCCGGTGTAAAGCTCCCCGAGGTCGTGCCACAGTACTGGAGCCCCCCGTTTGCTCTCCCCATTTTTCAGAGAGACGAAGTTGTAGGGATTCACCGATGGCTTGAACTCTCCGCTCACTCGTCTATCCCCCTTCCTCACCACCGAATATCTCCATCTTCACGGCCAAGCAGCGCTCGAACTCGCCGCTGCCGTTGCGCCCCCTGTACCTGCGCACAGTGAGACAGGGTGCTGCCTTTGCGTGCTGACCGACCTTACCCCACGTTATGGGGTATTTCAAATAACCCGGTATGGTGTTGTCATGAAAGACCACCATCCCGACACCGCCTTCGGGGTCCCCTGCCGGGTCCACCGGCTCGCCCCACAGGATGAGCCCGGCATCGCCGGTCTTTTCAAGCTCCAGTTCTCCACCGAACTCATCGGGCATCTTGCCATCGTCTAATATGAGCACGCAATGGAGCTTACCGTCCGACTTCTTTCGCCAGCGGTACTCGCCGTTTTCGCCGAATATGCGGCCCTGGGGCCAGATATCTGGTATACTCCAGGAGACGTTGTCGGTAAGATCGAGCCTTGCCGCGACGGGCGACTCCAACCAGGCGAAGCACAGGCCGAAACAATCCGGCTTTACCGAAGACGGATGCTCATTGGCGCCGGCGATGAAGAAACCTATAACGGCCATCAGCTCTCGCCTCCACCGCCGGAGCCGTCGGAAGACTTCTTGTTCATCTCGTCCATGCGACCGTTGAAGGCCGCGGCCGCGGCCTTCCAGAAACCTTGGGGCTCTGTTGGGATGAACTTCTCGTAGAGCGAGAGAGAACCGCCGACGCCGTTACGCTTCAGGACCTCCTCACTCGTCTCATCGTCCTGGACGAATCCGTACCTCTTCCTCTCCTCCTCTTCCACGAGCGACCCCACGCCGACAAGGCGCCCCGCGCACCGCTCCTTCGGGTAGAACAACTTCACATCCCGGACCTCGCCTTTCACAGCGCCGAACCCTTTGCTCTTTCCAAAGCCGATCTGGACGAGGCCGTCCTCGAAGTCCTTGAGGACGTAAGCCATCAGACCGAGCTGCCAGAGCTCGAAGTTGACGACGGTGATCTTAGTCTCGAATTCCGCCCCCTCCAGCACGTGGAACCTCATGTTGGCGCCTCCGCCACCGCCTCCCCCGGTGTAGACGCCGCCTGTAAACCTGTCTATGCCTATCATGTCGCGGAAGGCCGACGTGCCTCTCACGTCGGCGTCGGCGAAGGTGATCCGGCTCGCATGGCCGGCGAGGCCGAAGAGCTTACAGGCGAGACACGCCTCTTTGTATACGTCAGCTTTTCCTTCGAGGCGCTTGCCGCAGGAGCGAAAGCGGCTCCCGCCGTCCTGCTCGAAGGGGTCGCAGGCCGCCTCTGCCGGCTTATCGCCATTGTAGAGCGTGCGGATTATCCTCTCGGCCTGGGCCCGGAAAGGGCCGCGGATCGACGTGGCCGGGACGTAGAAATCGAGCACCCCGAGCCCGGCCCCGTCGCCGCCGGCCTCCTTCACCTTCTTCTTCACATCCCGCAGGGGCGTGCGGCTTATAAAGACCTTGTGGGGCGCCTTGTCTCCCTTCGTCTTCTCGTACCTTCCGTCCGCTATAAGAAGCGGTCCATCGCATTTGAGCCTCCAGGTTATGACCGCCTCGCAAAGTTTCTTCTTGAGCATCGCTACACCTCAGGCCCCGATTTCGAAGATGCCGAAGGATCGAAGATTTCAAAGGACCAGCTTATCTTTTTCTCACTGAGAGGCTCCTCTCCCCTGGCGAGCATCTCGAGCATGGCCGCCGTGTCGTCAAAGCCCTTGACCTTCACATCGCTGAGCTTCACGAGTCCCAGCCCCGCAGCCCGCTTGCCGCCCACGTGGATGCCGCCCTTGAGCACGAGTAAGGCTATGTTTATGAGTAGATGATCGCTTCCCTCCTTCTCGATATTCTCCGCCGTCATCTCGAATCCGAAAGAGAGGCCGCCGCTGTCCAGCACCTCGTAGTCGAACTTCACATTCTCTCTCGCCGCCCCGGTGTCGCGGTCGATGCCCACGCCGTCCCTGATGATGGACCGGTCGCGGTGCTCACCTCTCTTCAGCGGGACGGAGTCGTGGAATACGAGCCTTGAGGCGAAGACCGTAGAGCCGAAGAGCCGACAGACGTCGCAGTGGGCGGTCAGTATATGATTCATGAGCCGCTCCTCCCGCTCCGCGCTGTCGGTCACCCCACCGTCTTCGAGCTCTTCGAGGAACGCCTTGGCCTTCTCGTTGCAGTCGTCCCCGGTGAAGAGCGTGCAGCTTTTAAGGCCCTTGACTACGCCCGCCCCGATTATCCGCTCCACCTCGGAGCGGACGGCTCCGCGCAGGCTGCTGCCGGGGATGAGCGGCCTCCTCGATGCGTCACGCATGAGCGGTGCGTCGGTCTCGTCGGAGGCGACACCGCTGGAGAGCCGCAAGGGGGTCTTGAGCTCCAGTGTGCCGGTGAATATGTAGCGGTTTGCAAGAACGCCATGGTCCTTCATGGTAGTGCCGCTCATCATTATTCCTCCTCCTTACAACAGTCCATCGGCACGGGCTCCTTGAAGCTTGCCTCGATGCGGTATCTGTTATGAAACTTCCTCCAGAAACGGCGCAGCAAATCGAGTCCTTCGGCGCCGCCGGCGCAGAGGCCGCGCCTGTAGCGCTTCTCCTTCACCACGTAATCCTTGAAGAGGTCGCCAAGGCTCTCGCGCCTTCTCCTCCCTTCAAGGAGCCACGAACCCTTCTTGCCGGTACGCTCGGCCCCTTTCCGGAGCTTGCCCAACTGGTTGTCGATGAAGCTGCAAATATTCTCCTCCGCCTCCTCAAGGTCTTTCGCGCGCCTTATGCGTTCGGCGAGGGCCGCCATCTGAGAGGACGATATCCGTGACGGCCCGAACCCCAGGGCATAGAGGTCCCCGGCCCTCTCGGCGAGGATTGAGTCCAGGTCGCGGCCCGGCAGCCCTTCGGCGACGTCTTCCCGCTCCGCCTCCACATGGAAAGGGTGCCACAGCATGGCCCTGCCGTAGCCCTCGAGCCTCCCTTCGCCGATGAAGCCGACGCCGTCGCCATCTGGTATGCAAGGGTTATCGACCCCCTTCTCGGCCTCGAAGAGGAAGACACTGCCGGCCGCAAGCGCCGTCTTCGGCGTCCTCGGGAGCCCTATGGGCTCGCCGTCGAACCCGAAGACCCTGCGGGTGGCGGCGAAGACATTTGCCGGCGCCTCCTTCCAGTCGCTCACCTTTATGCCGAGCGGCTCGAGGTCCTTTATGGTAAGAGACGTCCTGTCACGGAGGTAATCGTCGGTGAAGAGGGCGTCGCAAAGCAGCGTAACGGCGAGCACGGGCCGCCCGAACTTCTCTTTAAATGCCTCGAAGCGCTCTTTCGCGCCGGCCGGAGGCCAGGCCCAGGCCGCCTCGCCGGCCATCGAGACCCGCGCCCATCCCATACCGCGGCTCACGCCCTTGCCGATGCGGACCTCGAACCCGTCCCCCACGAGTTTCCTTATCTTAGCCACGAGGTCCTCGTCACCGTAGATGCGGCCCACGAAGCGCTGCCCCTCTTCCATGACCCGCTGCGTATAGAGCCTGCCGTGGTCGGCCGAGCCCCTGGCGCGGCTTATGGCGGTCCTCGTGACGAGCCTTCTCGTTACGCCGACCTCCCTGAACCGCATGGGGTCGTAGAAGCCATTGCAGTAGTCCAGGGGCTTGCTGCAGGGAGTGTCCTCATACTCGCACCGGAGTTCGCCGTTCGATGCGAGCAGGTCCATTACGCCGTGGCCTCCGTCGGCCCTGAACCCCCCGTAGTACTTGCAGGTGCGGGCCGAGAGGGGTATCGCCTGCGCACCGTCCTTGAAGGCGAAGCCGAAGGAGAGCTTGTCGCCCAGAAAAAGTCGCTTGAACTCCGGGGAGGAGGCGTCTCCGCCCTCATCTATGTACCGCCACGCGAGCACGCCGCGAAGCGTGTTGCCGGGGATGAAAGTCAGCGTATCGACGAGATTGGACGATGGCGGCCCTGCGGCTATGAGGGTCGGCGAGTCGAGCCTTATCTCCAAGGCCGTCCGTCCCGTCATCCTTCGTCCTCCCTTATCACTATGCCGCCCCTGAGGCGTCCCCGTCCCGCGGCCTTGCGGCCGCCCACGGCGTCGACGAGCCGCGCAACGCCCTTGAGGAAAGCGATCTCTTCTTCTTTCAGCCCGCGGCAGACGATCCTTCCCTTGAAGACCGCGGGTCCGACGACCTCGTCGAAGTATAGGTGATCTTCCATGGCCCGCCTCGTCCGGCGCGAGAGTGCCACGCCGGGCCGCACAATGGAGCCGGGCCTGAAGACAGGGCCGTGGCGGAGGCCGCCCACGGCCTCTTTGAGGGACTCCCATACCGCGCCGTCCATCACGGCGTCGCTGAAATGGAGCATCGCAGGGATGGCGGGGGCGCCGAACAGCCTGCATACGACGCAGGCCCGGTCCGCCTCCTTGCATAGCGGCTTGTCCTCACCGTGCATGGTAAAGTCGTGATACTTGCCTTGAGAGGCGCGCAAGACCCGCTCGACGAAGAACCGCAGGCGCCCCTTGACGGTGGAGCCCGGTATGCATGGCGCTCCGTCGCTCCGCCGCACCACCGTCCTGTCCAGGAGCCCGGTCACGCCGAGGCCGGTGAATACCCCCACGGGGGAGTCGAACTCGAGTGTGTAGACAAGCTTCGTATCGGTCATGGAGCCGTCCCTTGTCTTCGGGGATGGACGAAGTCATAGAGCTCAACAAGCTCCGACAGGGGAGAGGCGCATCTTCCTCCGCGACGCCGGAAAGGGAATCTGTCAACATCGAACTTCCCTGTACCGAAGAAGAAGGAAACAAAGGGGTTTTCCGTGGTATTTTCAGACGTGAGCGTCCCCCCGTCCTTGAGTCTTGCGAGGAGGGAGATGGAGTCGAACCGGGCCTGCAATACATTGTCCTGAAAGAGAGAAGAGTAAAGCGCCTCGAGCTTGCCGCGGGGGAAACTCTCCTTCTTCATCTTCCTTATGGTTTCCACGAGCCGTCGGGTCTCGTCGGGCGTATAGGGCCGCTCGGTGAGCATCACGGTCTCGCCATCGTGGCGGCGCTCGTACTCCTTGCGCCTCGTCTTGAGTGACTCGCTCACCGAACTGTGCTCCACCATGAAATCGAGCGTCCCCATGGCGCAGCCTTCCTGCGCCTCCCGCCGCTTGGCCGACTTCATCAGCTCCGAGGCCAGCTCGACGAGCATGACCGCCGGGTAGGTGCAGTGCGACACGACGACCCCCGCCGATGTGGAGAGTCCTTCTTCGCGGAAAGGCCTCTTGAGGCGTCCGTAGGCGATCCACTCCTGTTGAAGAAGCTTCGTCTTCTCGTGGAAGAGCTCCAGGAAAGTCGCGGCCGTCTCCACCGCGCAGTGAGCCGGAACGGCCAGTATGAGGTCGTCTCCGCCGGCCATGATGAACTCGGCCGGTACGTACCTGCCCTTGCCCTTTCTGCCGTCATTGATGTCGATGTCGTCGTATTCCTTGAAACTGGTCGCCCCAAGAAGAGCAGCGCTGCTCCACTTTTCGCCGTCATTGATGTCGATGTTGTCGTATTCCTTGAAACCGACGTGTTTTATGACGGCCTCAGCGGCCGCCTCCTTTGTGGCCCTGTCGACTATCTCGGAGAAGGCCCTGTAGGCCTGCTTGCACTCTTCTTCGTCGCCGAATCGCTCTCCGATCCCCTTGACGACCTCGCCCATGCGGTTGCCGTCGGCGTAAATGAGACCCATGTAGTTTCCAGGCCGCGACGCCTCGCCGATGTCGTCGAAGTCGACCGGAAGCAGCAGCAGCTCTGTCCCGCTGCCGTACCGACGGTCGAGCTCGCCGGCGAGGAAGGAGAGTATGAAGTCCGGCCTCTCATTCCTGATCTTTTCGAGATTGACGGGGAGCCAGCGGCTGCAGTTGCACTTTTCGTACCTGTAGAAGTAGTTTATCTCCGTTCTCTTGCAGTGGCACGACCGGCACAGCATGTGTTCGCCCTGGATGTCCGCCATGGGCCTTTCGGCCGGGAAGGCGCCGCAGGAGGTGCAGGGCCTCACCCATCGCCCGCCTACGGCCGGGCCTGCCCAGCCGCCCGCGAGCTTCTCCTCCCTGGAGCGGCCCACGGCCCTCGCCACCCACCCGGCGAAGTTCTCGCCTTCCCTGCGCTCCTCGACAGGAGCCGAGACCCGGGCGTTCACGGTGTACTCTCTGTAGAGGTCCTTGACACGAGCTGCGAATGCGTCGGCCTCTTCCCGTTTTTCGAAGAGCGCCCTCCCCGATCCTCCGCCGAAGTAGACTTCTTCGACGCCGCCGGACCAGGTGGTCTTTGAGAGGCACTTTCCGACGCAATGGGTGTTGAGCTTGTCGAGCAGCATGCTGGCGCCGCGCACCTCGCGCAGGAAGGGGGAGGCGAAGAGATAGTCCTTTACCTTCAGGGTCTCGACGACGACGAGAAATCTTTTTCGGCCTGGCGATGAGGGCATAGCTTGAGAGTCGAGAGAGGCTTTCGACTGCAAGAGAGAAGAGATACCGGACCGGTGCCCTGCGGCACCGCCGGCAGACCCGATATAGACTGACGGCCTGGTCGATGGCTCAGGCCGCCGGAACCGTCAGATGGCAGGCGGTCGTTGGGATGGCTTATCGATGGATGTCCGGCCGCTGACGCACCGTAATATTACACTGATCACGGCGCCGGTGTCAAGCGTATGTTTATATTTGCTTGAAGGCAATATGAAGCCTTTTTGCGTGAAGACGGAGAGGCGGTTAGCGCCGTCCCTTCACTCTCCTTCCAGCACGTAGCGTCCGAGTCCGAAGGTGGCTCCCTTGCCGGCGTGCAGCGCCTCGCCCAGGCGCAGTATGGGCGCGAACCCGGCGTCCACCCCCCTGAAGACGACCGTCCCCACGAGTCCGCCGAGGCGCATGCGGGTCTTCTGGCGCGACGAGTAGCGTTCCCAGTCGTGCCAGCGGAGGTCGGCGTGCGCCCTCTCCACGGCCGACGCCCTTTCGATGAGCCCCCTGAAGTCGAGCTCCAGTCTCACTGCGCAGTGGAACCAGGCGAGCGCCGAGAGCCTGCGAAGAAGCGTTCTCACCAGGTGGTGGAAGGCGAGGTCCGAGACGAGCGAGCCGCCGTGGACGATGCGAAGCGGCGTCAGCAGGCGAAGGCGCAGCCCGCCGCCGGGCCGGATGGGCAGCGTCGCGCCGCGGGCCGGCCTCAGGACGCCAGCCGTGGCGCCGAACCTCTCGCTTACGCCGTCGTAGACGACCTTTCCGTCCGAGCCGTCGCAGACGGCCTCGACCGT
This genomic window from Deltaproteobacteria bacterium contains:
- a CDS encoding CRISPR-associated RAMP protein gives rise to the protein MMSGTTMKDHGVLANRYIFTGTLELKTPLRLSSGVASDETDAPLMRDASRRPLIPGSSLRGAVRSEVERIIGAGVVKGLKSCTLFTGDDCNEKAKAFLEELEDGGVTDSAEREERLMNHILTAHCDVCRLFGSTVFASRLVFHDSVPLKRGEHRDRSIIRDGVGIDRDTGAARENVKFDYEVLDSGGLSFGFEMTAENIEKEGSDHLLINIALLVLKGGIHVGGKRAAGLGLVKLSDVKVKGFDDTAAMLEMLARGEEPLSEKKISWSFEIFDPSASSKSGPEV
- a CDS encoding CRISPR system precrRNA processing endoribonuclease RAMP protein Cas6, yielding MLHAVTCSRYTLRLRAVDAVRLPPFKGSALRGGLGRALKRAACMVKGVECLDCAFRATCPYAYLFETPPPPDAAMLRLYRSVPHPFVLEPPDDGITYYEPGRTFEAGAVLVGRAVDYLPWFVRAFVGFGRAGAGRGRGRFTVEAVCDGSDGKVVYDGVSERFGATAGVLRPARGATLPIRPGGGLRLRLLTPLRIVHGGSLVSDLAFHHLVRTLLRRLSALAWFHCAVRLELDFRGLIERASAVERAHADLRWHDWERYSSRQKTRMRLGGLVGTVVFRGVDAGFAPILRLGEALHAGKGATFGLGRYVLEGE